In one window of Harpia harpyja isolate bHarHar1 chromosome 11, bHarHar1 primary haplotype, whole genome shotgun sequence DNA:
- the KIF14 gene encoding kinesin-like protein KIF14: MPIYTVPARSPSEAQCTTTLQKTSSQNIFTSSKVSGQQLKSQVSGEEKDILLSCSQNKTEEVNRTYVISACKKVGDTSITFKPEGRLTLQRRTGASKKSVSTSEQLHAHTTQGMENIQMEKRLALQRRVRTGSIEKSKINQNTVPGIENTDSAAQRNYKIALPPNMNNNDTCDIKSSFKLAEGQSSTELQCHPNSKDSLCFVDGLCENDSCTHLKYRTSTADTKLQNKVPKSEQLVTSKYINRISGEQLNEKGNINKLAGRQRLQHFVIKHNSVERPRTPTKGSTEGFKLTPKNGTSRDQPSLSTSNKRTPHLQILAKKKTSVSSSPSVSRSSETKDKAETLAESNSTEKDVFKVENSKVIVAVRVRPFSNREKNENLLPVISMSGSETAVRNPATNQVYSFSYDFSFWSFDKCHPNFASQAMIYKTLAVPLLERAFEGYNTCLFAYGQTGSGKSYTMMGFDEDRGIIPRLCEDLFTQIAQTDKQQILYHLEMSFFEVYNEKIHDLLVFKAESGQKKQPLRVREHPVLGPYVEGLTVNVVSSYSDIQSWLELGNKQRATAATVMNDKSSRSHSVFTLVMTQTKVKLVDEEQCDHRLTSHINLIDLAGSECCSTAQTTGERLKEGVSINKSLLTLGKVISALSKQSQNGKKTFIPYRESVLTWLLKESLGGNSQTAMIATVSPAASSTEETLSTLRYAKQACSIINIAKVNEDVNAKLIRELKAEIEKLKAAQKSSLNTDPEKYRCYLQEITSLRVKLHQQERDTAEMQRAWKEKFEQAEKRKLEDIKELQKAGIAFKMDNHLPNLVNLNEDPQLSEVLLYMIKEGETTVGRYTPNSKHDIQLSGVLIADDHCVIKNTVGKVSIIPLREANTYVNGKCILDPTVLHHGDRVILGGDHYFRFNHPVEVQKVKRSSCGTVFLHDSPKDFEFAKNELLIAQRTQLESEIEEARLKAKEEMMQSVQIAKEMVQQELTSQKEAYESKIKSLEAEMREESRKKQIQELNNQKAATKIQELEKAKQNLELELHFSKKRLEMETLATKQALEDHTIHHAKILEALEAEKQKIAEEIHMLQKNHGSGNKTMTIPLNWNSLKLSVMIKEANTISNELGKTTVFCRHDKIDDKTGTVSSVQVQVRNIKLGIATFWSLDKFECKLAAMKELYESNDSNKAADVFYDPADEWEPDLSDASVSSLSRRRSRSFMKNKRISGCLSEIKLQPIRNMQTSCISGTQSKSSICPSFSESFLPGICKESISSALGLLEQNHEGGKSIADSLLTNLFIIFSGVSAISKAYEQQDEDCQENFFSLDHAAQSYSIRIISAFDRLVVLTKLWLNNVQKCPGSIKVDEEIKQEVKNLGGYLQLLLQGCSSDISSMVTEAWSKVNQTVKQTMKYIGHLAVVTRADISFSEENNIPAASLQEFALAIYDGVGSGLEFLVDTVQEKARVVHKELVKQYPQNEIQNRIKDNVVALARFLENNISYCRKNETESQLPKEESLYQEIKKSTNIAAKYLELEQCLAEVCQIVSSTLQGSYRNTSPLRTFAEKICAIAGYFNNYFSLFALSSTSANNPIQKIPMPFMNLDELDSLVDSLIMNFELEQGQPSLKSQTLCNETTETRGGQVETGEVEFAWKQKGIPKQTHKLQSSPPFPAELLPGRIQWV, from the exons ATGCCTATTTACACAGTTCCTGCAAGAAGCCCCTCTGAGGCACAATGTACTACCACTTTGCAGAAGACTTCTTCACAGAATATCTTTACCAGCAGCAAGGTGTCTGGGCAGCAACTGAAATCACAGGTGTCAGGAGAGGAAAAGGATATTCTACTTTCATGTTCTCAGAATAAGACTGAGGAAGTTAATAGGACCTATGTGATTTCGGCCTGTAAAAAAGTGGGTGACACATCAATTACATTTAAACCTGAAGGCAGGTTAACACTCCAGAGGAGAACTGGAGCCAGCAAAAAATCAGTGTCCACTAGTGAACAATTGCATGCACACACAACACAGGGCATGGAAAATATACAAATGGAGAAAAGACTTGCTCTGCAGAGGCGTGTGAGGACTGGCTCCATAGAGAAGAGTAAAATTAATCAGAATACTGTGCCTGGAATAGAAAATACTGACTCTGCTGCACAAAGAAATTACAAGATTGCGCTTCCACCAAATATGAATAATAATGATACCTGTGATATTAAATCAAGCTTTAAGTTAGCTGAGGGTCAGTCAAGTACAGAGTTGCAGTGTCACCCGAACAGCAAGGATTCCCTTTGCTTTGTTGATGGTCTGTGTGAAAATGATAGCTGCACACATTTAAAATATAGGACAAGCACTGCTGAcacaaaacttcaaaataaagtTCCTAAATCAGAACAATTAGTTACCTCAAAATATATTAATAGGATATCAGGAGAACAATTGAATGAAAAAGGCAATATAAATAAGCTAGCTGGAAGGCAAAGGTTACAACACTTCGTTATAAAACATAACAGTGTGGAAAGACCAAGGACACCAACGAAAGGTTCAACAGAAGGATTTAAGCTTACACCAAAGAACGGCACTTCTCGGGATCAACCATCTCTGTCCACTTCAAATAAACGAACACCTCATCTTCAAATTTTAGCCAAAAAGAAAACTAGTGTCTCCAGCTCTCCTTCTGTGAGTAGAAGttcagaaacaaaagacaaggcTGAAACTCTAGCTGAGAGCAATAGCACTGAGAAGGATGTTTTCAAAGTGGAAAACAGCAAAGTGATTGTAGCTGTGCGTGTACGGCCTTTCAGTAACAG agagaaaaatgaaaacttactCCCTGTAATCTCCATGAGTGGTTCAGAGACAGCTGTACGAAATCCAGCCACAAACCAAGTTTACAGCTTCAGTTATGACTTCTCTTTCTGGTCTTTTGACAAGTGTCATCCTAATTTTGCAAGCCAAGCAATGATTTATAAAACTTTGGCAGTGCCGCTCCTAGAAAGAGCTTTTGAGGGATATAACACTTGTCTTTTTGCTTATGGGCAGACTGGTTCTGGAAAATCATACAC GATGATGGGATTTGATGAAGACCGAGGAATAATTCCAAGACTTTGTGAAGATCTTTTCACTCAAATAGCACAAACGGACAAGCAACAG atTTTGTATCATCTTGAAATGAGCTTTTTTGAAGTATACAATGAGAAAATTCATGATTTGCTTGTCTTTAAAGCTGAAAGTGGACAGAAGAAACAACCA CTTCGTGTAAGAGAACATCCAGTGTTAGGTCCATATGTGGAAGGCCTGACAGT GAATGTTGTCAGTTCTTACTCTGATATCCAG AGTTGGCTTGAACTAGGAAATAAGCAGAGAGCAACAGCTGCTACAGTGATGAATGACAAGAGCTCTAGATCTCATTCTGTCTTCACCCTTGTCATGACACAAACCAAG GTAAAACTTGTGGATGAAGAACAATGTGATCATAGGCTTACCAGTCACATAAATCTAATTGATCTAGCTGGCAGTGAATGCTGCTCAACAGCTCAGACCACTGGAGAAAGGCTGAAG gAGGGTGTGAGTATCAATAAATCACTGTTAACCCTTGGAAAGGTTATTTCTGCACTGTCTAAACAAtctcaaaatggaaagaaaactttcATTCCTTACCGGGAATCTGTCCTTACTTG GTTGTTAAAGGAAAGTCTTGGTGGAAATTCGCAAACTGCTATGATTGCTACAGTAAGTCCAGCTGCCAGCAGTACAGAAGAAACACTCAGCACTCTTCGCTATGCAAAACAAGCTTGTTCAATTATCAACATTGCTAAAGTAAATGAAGATGTGAATGCCAAGCTAATCAGAG AATTGAAAGCTGAAATTGAAAAACTGAAGGCAGCTCAGAAAAGCTCTCTGAACACTGATCCTGAAAAATACAGATGTTATTTGCAGGAAATAACGTCTTTGAGGGTAAAATTGCACCAGCAGGAGAGGGacacagcagaaatgcaaag GGCCTGGAAAGAAAAATTtgaacaagcagaaaaaaggaaattagaagATATAAAAGAATTGCAG AAAGCAGGAATAGCATTCAAAATGGACAATCATTTACCAAACCTTGTCAATCTCAATGAAGATCCTCAGCTTTCTGAGGTGCTGTTATATATGATCAAAGAAGGAGAAACTACAGTTGGAAGGTATACACCAAATTCGAAACATGATATCCAGCTTTCCGGAGTGCTAATTGCTGATGACCATTG tgttatAAAAAATACTGTTGGCAAAGTGAGTATTATTCCACTGAGAGAAGCAAACACGTACGTAAATGGGAAATGCATTTTAGACCCAACAGTTCTGCATCAT GGTGATCGAGTGATCCTTGGGGGAGACCATTATTTCAGGTTTAATCATCCAGTAGAAGTTCAGAAAGTTAAAAGGTCATCTTGTGGGACTGTGTTTTTGCATGATAGTCCAAAAGATTTTGAATTTGCGAAGAATGAGCTGCTTATTGCACAGAGAACACA GCTTGAATCAGAAATTGAAGAGGCACGACTCAAAGCCAAGGAAGAAATGATGCAAAGTGTCCAAATTGCGAAAGAGATGGTTCAGCAAGAACTGACCTCACAAAAAGAAGcttatgaaagcaaaataaaatcactggAAGCAGAGATG AGAGAAGAATCTCGTAAGAAGCAAATCCAAGAACTGAATAACCAAAAAGCTGCAACTAAAATACAGGAGCTagagaaggcaaaacaaaaccttGAGCTAGAACTACACTTCAGTAAGAAGCGTTTAGAAATGGAGACCTTAGCTACCaagcag GCTCTAGAAGATCATACTATTCATCATGCAAAGATACTTGAAGCTCTGGAAGCTGAGAAGCAGAAGATTGCTGAAGAAATACACATGCTTCAGAAGAATCATGGAAGTGGGAATAAAACTATGActa TTCCACTTAACTGGAATTCTCTGAAGCTATCTGTGATGATCAAAGAGGCCAACACCATTAGTAATGAATTAGGGAAAACCACTGTTTTCTGCAG GCACGACAAAATTGATGATAAAACAGGAACAGTGTCTTCTGTTCAGGTGCAGGTTCGTAACATCAAACTGGGAATAGCAACTTTCTGGAGCCTAGATAAATTTGAATGCAAACTAGCAGCAATGAAAGAACTCTATGAG agtAATGACAGCAATAAGGCTGCTGATGTATTTTATGACCCTGCTGATGAGTGGGAACCTGACCTTTCAgatgcctcagtttcctccctTTCCAGAAGAAG GAGTAGAAGTTTCATGAAAAACAAGAGAATTTCTGGATGTTTGTCTGAGATAAAATTGCAACCAATTCGGAATATGCAGACTTCCTGTATATCAG GTACACAGAGTAAGTCCAGCATATGTCCAAGCTTTTCTGAATCATTTCTTCCTGGAATTTGCAAAGAATCTATAAGTTCAGCTTTAGGTTTACTGGAACAGAATCATGAAGGAGGAAAGAGCATAGCAGATAGTCTCCTAACTAATTTGTTTATCATTTTCTCTGGAGTGTCTGCCATTTCAAAAGCTTATGAACAGCAAGATGAAGACTGTCAAGAAAACT TTTTCTCTCTTGATCATGCTGCTCAGTCCTACAGCATCAGAATTATCTCTGCTTTTGACCGGCTTGTGGTTCTAACCAAGCTCTGGCTTAACAATGTCCAAAAGTGCCCTGGATCTATAAAAGttgatgaagaaataaaacaggaagTAAAGAACTTGGGAGGTTATTTACAGTTACTTTTGCAG ggaTGTTCTTCAGATATATCCTCGATGGTAACAGAAGCATGGAGCAAAGTAAAccaaacagtaaaacaaacaatgaaatacATAGGACACTTGGCAGTAGTCACAAGAGctgatatttcattttctgaagagaaCAACATTCCTGCAGCTAGTCTACAg gaatttgcaCTTGCCATTTATGATGGAGTAGGCTCAGGGCTGGAGTTTCTTGTTGATACTGTACAGGAAAAAGCAAGAGTGGTGCACAAAGAACTTGTGAAACAATATCCACAAAATGAG ATTCAAAATCGAATAAAGGATAACGTTGTGGCACTAGCCAGATTCCTTGAAAATAACATCTCTTATTGCAGAAAG AATGAAACAGAATCTCAATTACCGAAAGAAGAATCTCTGTAtcaggaaataaagaaaagcactAACATTGCTGCAAAATATTTGGAATTGGAGCAGTGCCTAGCTGAAGTCTGTCAAATTGTTTCTTCTACGTTACAAG GGTCATACAGAAACACAAGCCCTCTCAGGACCTTTGCAGAAAAGATTTGTGCCATAGCTGGATATTTTAACAACTATTTCAGTTTATTTGCCTTGTCTTCTACTTCTGCAAACAATCCTATCCAGAAAATACCCATGCCTTTTATGAACTTGGATGAATTGGACTCTCTGGTTGATTCCCTTATCATGAATTTTGAACTTGAACAAGGACAGCCATCACTGAAATCTCAAACTCTTTGTAATGAAACTACTGAGACTCGAGGAGGACAGGTTGAAACAGGTGAAGTTGAATTTGCTTGGAAACAGAAGGGGattccaaaacaaacacacaaactccAGTCTTCACCTCCATTTCCTGCAGAGCTTTTACCTGGTAGGATACAGTGGGTATAA